The following proteins are encoded in a genomic region of Dialister hominis:
- a CDS encoding pyridoxal phosphate-dependent aminotransferase, whose product MDWNNKVSDNVRNVPFSGIRKFFDLASTMKDVISLGVGEPDYSAPDKVIDACIESLKRKETSYTSNWGLIELRTEIAKLFKNRYGLDYDPQDEVMVTVGVSEAIGLVMTTFLNPGDEVLIPDPAYLAYPACVSIAGGKPVLVPTYAENEFKLTVDELEKKVTPKTKAILIGYPNNPTGTIMEREELLGIADFAQKHDLIVISDEIYCDLTYEGEHCCFASLPGMRERTIVMNGFSKSYAMTGLRIGYVCGPRESLEDVYKVHQYEILCASVTSQYGAIAALRECDADVKSMYDEYKARRDMVYEGLTKIGLPVFKPKGAFYIFPDISCTGMTADEFCDRLLKEEKVGVVPGTCFGNQGENHIRISYAASRENIAEALKRIGHFVYKYKK is encoded by the coding sequence ATGGATTGGAATAACAAAGTTTCCGATAATGTAAGAAATGTTCCATTTTCTGGAATCCGTAAATTTTTTGACCTTGCAAGTACAATGAAAGACGTCATATCTCTGGGAGTTGGTGAACCAGATTATTCTGCCCCGGACAAGGTCATCGATGCATGTATTGAAAGCCTCAAACGCAAAGAAACCTCCTACACCTCCAACTGGGGGCTTATTGAGCTTCGAACAGAAATAGCAAAGCTCTTCAAGAATAGATATGGCCTGGATTATGATCCTCAGGATGAAGTAATGGTCACTGTCGGTGTTTCCGAAGCTATCGGACTTGTGATGACCACGTTCCTCAATCCTGGAGATGAAGTACTGATACCGGATCCGGCCTATCTGGCTTATCCGGCATGCGTGTCGATTGCAGGCGGGAAACCTGTCTTAGTTCCGACTTACGCAGAAAATGAGTTCAAACTCACCGTTGATGAACTTGAGAAAAAGGTTACACCAAAGACGAAAGCGATTCTCATCGGATATCCGAACAATCCTACAGGAACCATCATGGAGAGAGAAGAATTGCTGGGGATTGCAGACTTTGCCCAAAAGCATGATTTGATTGTTATTTCGGATGAAATCTACTGCGATCTGACATATGAAGGCGAGCATTGCTGCTTTGCATCCCTGCCCGGCATGAGGGAAAGAACGATTGTCATGAATGGTTTCTCGAAATCCTATGCCATGACAGGACTGCGTATCGGTTATGTCTGCGGACCAAGGGAATCCCTCGAAGACGTATATAAAGTACATCAGTATGAGATTCTCTGCGCAAGCGTAACTAGCCAGTATGGCGCTATTGCTGCATTAAGAGAATGTGATGCTGATGTCAAATCCATGTACGATGAATACAAAGCCCGCAGGGACATGGTTTATGAAGGCCTTACGAAAATAGGGCTTCCAGTATTCAAGCCTAAGGGCGCATTCTATATTTTCCCGGATATCAGCTGCACAGGAATGACTGCCGATGAATTCTGCGACCGCTTGCTGAAAGAAGAAAAAGTAGGCGTTGTTCCGGGTACATGTTTCGGCAATCAGGGTGAAAATCATATCCGCATATCGTATGCAGCAAGCCGTGAAAATATTGCTGAAGCGTTAAAGAGAATAGGACATTTTGTGTACAAATACAAAAAATAA
- a CDS encoding flavodoxin domain-containing protein yields the protein MSEKVAVIYYSATGNTEAMAEAVSIGAKSVVEDVLLAPVADVDPETIGKEYSHIILGCSAWGVEVIEEEQMKPFCEKLKPFLKGKIMGIFGSCGWSRGAWLNSWYNELHFAGAVFPAQPLLAYGYPDKESLKKCEDLGKKVAGTR from the coding sequence ATGAGTGAAAAAGTAGCTGTCATTTATTATTCAGCGACAGGAAATACAGAAGCAATGGCTGAAGCGGTTTCTATTGGGGCTAAAAGTGTCGTAGAAGATGTTTTGCTGGCACCAGTGGCTGATGTGGATCCCGAGACAATCGGAAAAGAATACTCCCATATTATTCTGGGGTGTTCTGCCTGGGGCGTTGAAGTCATAGAAGAAGAGCAGATGAAACCATTCTGCGAGAAATTAAAACCATTCTTAAAAGGCAAGATTATGGGGATTTTCGGATCATGCGGATGGAGCCGGGGCGCCTGGCTCAATTCGTGGTATAATGAATTACACTTCGCAGGTGCTGTATTCCCGGCCCAGCCTCTTTTGGCTTATGGATATCCGGATAAGGAATCCTTGAAAAAGTGCGAAGATCTTGGTAAAAAGGTTGCAGGAACCCGATAA
- a CDS encoding flavodoxin, protein MAKVAIVYWSGSGNTEAMAQAVEEGAKAAGAETTLSFVSDTTAADVAAFDHIILGCPAMGNEELEEYEFEPFFADILPQLKDKTVGIFGSYAWNQGDWIENWKNRLDEAGVKLAADPVKAYSYPDDEALEACKKLGETVAKA, encoded by the coding sequence ATGGCAAAAGTAGCAATCGTTTATTGGTCTGGATCAGGTAACACTGAAGCTATGGCGCAGGCTGTTGAAGAAGGTGCAAAAGCTGCAGGTGCAGAAACCACATTGAGCTTTGTAAGTGACACAACTGCTGCTGATGTTGCAGCTTTCGATCACATCATTCTGGGCTGCCCGGCAATGGGAAATGAAGAACTTGAAGAATATGAATTCGAACCGTTCTTTGCAGACATTCTTCCACAGCTGAAGGATAAGACCGTAGGTATTTTCGGCTCTTATGCATGGAACCAGGGCGACTGGATTGAAAACTGGAAGAACAGACTGGATGAAGCAGGCGTTAAACTTGCTGCTGATCCGGTTAAAGCTTACAGCTATCCGGATGATGAAGCACTGGAAGCTTGCAAGAAGCTGGGAGAAACAGTCGCTAAAGCGTAA